One stretch of Candidatus Nitrosotenuis cloacae DNA includes these proteins:
- a CDS encoding aconitate hydratase: MEIETTPNLVANVYKKLEQNISKFRKIVNRPLTLSEKILVGHLAEFDGKESERGKSYVFLKPDRVALQDVTGQTVMLEFMQAGLKQVSLPTTVHCDHLIQAKIGAKEDTKLAIYENNEVYTFLESAAKKFGAGFWKPGAGIIHQVVLENYAFPGGLMIGTDSHTPNAGGLGMIAVGVGGMDAAEVMVGMPWELLYPKRIGVYLKGSLNGWTAPKDIILYVAGQLTVSGGTNAIIEYFGPGAKTISCTGKATITNMGAEIGATCSVFEYDEKMANYLRATGRGELADLANQHKELLIEDEDVEKNPGKYFDKVIEIDLSKLEPHIVGPHTPDLARPISKLAEDVKKNGYVDEISVALIGSCTNSSYEDMSRAASVAKQAKQKGIKAKIPLLVTPGSELVRATIERDGQMQMLDDIGATVLANACGPCIGQWSRPELKNDNPNTIITSFNRNFPGRNDGKRNTMNFIGSPELIIALSIGGRLSFNPITDELTAQDGTKFKLSPPEIAPDVPQSGFKAGLDVYVAPSSDPDSVQVLIDPNSTRLQKLEPFAPWDGKDYSDLPIMVKAKGKCTTDHISPAGAWLSYRGHLDRLSDNLLLGAVNAFSGDVGKGKNVLTNSVESFPSIARQYKAKGLKWVIIGDTNYGEGSSREHAALTPRFLGCGAVIAKSFARIHETNLKKQGLLALTFSNPADYDKIQETDKLSFLDLNKLEQGKPIKCVITHSNGAKEEILLSHTFNSSQIDWFRQGSALNVLRNKNK, encoded by the coding sequence ATGGAAATTGAAACAACACCAAACCTTGTGGCAAATGTCTACAAAAAACTAGAGCAAAACATTTCCAAGTTTCGCAAAATAGTGAATCGTCCATTAACACTAAGCGAAAAGATTCTTGTGGGACACTTGGCAGAATTTGATGGTAAAGAGTCCGAGCGTGGAAAGAGCTATGTATTTTTGAAACCTGATCGAGTTGCACTGCAGGACGTAACGGGACAAACCGTAATGCTGGAATTCATGCAGGCGGGCCTAAAACAAGTCAGCCTGCCGACAACCGTACACTGTGATCACCTGATCCAGGCAAAGATTGGAGCAAAAGAAGACACCAAGCTTGCAATTTATGAAAATAATGAGGTTTACACATTCTTGGAATCTGCTGCCAAAAAATTTGGTGCGGGATTCTGGAAACCGGGTGCTGGAATCATACATCAGGTAGTGCTAGAAAATTATGCATTCCCAGGCGGATTGATGATTGGAACCGACTCTCACACCCCAAACGCTGGAGGCCTTGGGATGATTGCAGTAGGTGTTGGAGGAATGGATGCCGCAGAGGTAATGGTTGGTATGCCTTGGGAGCTATTGTATCCAAAAAGAATCGGAGTTTATCTTAAAGGCTCGCTAAATGGCTGGACCGCACCAAAAGACATCATACTGTATGTTGCGGGACAGCTTACCGTCTCTGGTGGAACAAATGCAATAATTGAGTACTTTGGGCCTGGAGCAAAAACAATTAGCTGTACCGGCAAGGCAACCATAACAAACATGGGTGCAGAAATTGGCGCAACCTGTTCTGTCTTTGAGTATGATGAAAAGATGGCAAACTATCTTAGAGCAACCGGACGTGGCGAGCTTGCAGACTTGGCAAATCAGCACAAAGAACTACTAATCGAAGATGAAGATGTAGAAAAAAACCCGGGCAAATATTTTGATAAAGTCATAGAAATTGATCTATCAAAACTAGAACCACACATAGTGGGCCCACACACGCCAGATTTGGCAAGACCAATTTCCAAGCTTGCAGAAGATGTGAAAAAAAATGGCTACGTCGATGAGATATCAGTTGCACTAATTGGAAGCTGTACCAACTCTTCATACGAAGACATGTCTCGCGCAGCAAGTGTGGCAAAGCAAGCAAAACAAAAAGGGATCAAAGCAAAAATCCCACTACTTGTAACGCCGGGATCTGAGCTGGTGCGTGCAACAATAGAACGTGATGGACAGATGCAAATGCTTGATGATATCGGAGCTACTGTTCTTGCAAACGCATGCGGCCCATGCATCGGCCAGTGGAGCAGACCTGAGCTGAAAAATGACAACCCAAATACCATAATCACATCGTTTAATCGAAATTTTCCTGGACGCAATGATGGAAAAAGAAACACAATGAACTTTATTGGAAGCCCAGAACTGATCATCGCATTATCAATTGGTGGGAGATTGTCCTTCAATCCAATTACTGATGAGCTGACTGCGCAAGATGGAACAAAGTTCAAACTGTCTCCACCGGAAATCGCACCTGATGTGCCACAGTCTGGCTTTAAGGCAGGCCTTGATGTCTACGTTGCACCGTCATCTGATCCTGACTCTGTGCAGGTTCTAATTGATCCAAACAGCACCAGATTACAAAAACTCGAGCCGTTTGCACCATGGGACGGCAAAGACTATTCAGATCTGCCAATAATGGTCAAGGCAAAGGGCAAATGCACAACTGATCATATTTCGCCTGCAGGTGCCTGGCTGTCGTATCGTGGACATTTGGATAGGTTAAGCGATAATCTGTTGCTTGGTGCAGTAAATGCGTTCTCTGGCGATGTAGGCAAGGGCAAAAATGTGCTAACTAATTCCGTAGAATCATTCCCAAGTATCGCACGTCAATACAAGGCAAAGGGGCTAAAATGGGTAATCATAGGTGATACCAACTACGGCGAGGGAAGCAGCAGAGAGCATGCCGCCCTGACCCCAAGATTTCTTGGCTGTGGCGCAGTGATTGCGAAATCATTTGCAAGAATCCATGAGACAAACCTCAAAAAGCAGGGCCTATTGGCACTGACATTTTCAAATCCTGCAGATTATGACAAGATCCAAGAAACCGACAAGCTCAGCTTTTTGGATTTGAATAAACTGGAACAAGGAAAGCCGATAAAATGTGTGATAACTCATTCCAATGGAGCAAAAGAAGAGATCCTACTATCTCACACATTCAACTCTTCACAAATTGATTGGTTCAGACAGGGATCTGCACTAAACGTTTTACGAAACAAGAACAAGTAA
- a CDS encoding EVE domain-containing protein — protein MANYWLCKQEPSTYNIEQLKKEKTTVWDDVHNNLALKHMTQMKKGDLAFFYHTGDEKQVVGIMEIISNPYPNLKEKNPRFVVMDVKYKKHLDNPVTLTQIKTNKKFKDWELLRISRLSVMPVPSQIWEEILKISQK, from the coding sequence ATGGCAAATTATTGGCTGTGCAAGCAAGAGCCAAGCACATACAACATTGAGCAGCTAAAAAAAGAAAAAACCACTGTCTGGGATGATGTCCACAATAATTTGGCGCTAAAGCACATGACACAGATGAAAAAAGGCGATCTGGCATTTTTCTATCATACCGGCGATGAAAAACAAGTCGTAGGTATTATGGAAATAATATCAAACCCATATCCAAACCTGAAAGAAAAAAACCCAAGGTTTGTTGTAATGGATGTCAAATACAAAAAACATTTGGATAATCCTGTTACTCTTACTCAAATAAAGACAAACAAGAAATTCAAGGACTGGGAGTTGTTGAGAATCTCAAGACTCTCCGTTATGCCGGTTCCATCCCAAATCTGGGAAGAAATACTCAAAATTTCCCAAAAATAG
- a CDS encoding Lrp/AsnC family transcriptional regulator, whose product MATAYVLINCELGSEEAIIKQLKSLDGVKEVHGTFGAYDILAKIESPTVEALRETITWKIRKIEKIRSTLTLMGIEGQS is encoded by the coding sequence ATGGCAACAGCATACGTTTTGATAAACTGTGAACTCGGTTCAGAAGAAGCCATCATTAAGCAACTCAAGTCACTTGATGGCGTAAAAGAGGTTCACGGCACATTTGGTGCATATGACATTCTGGCCAAAATAGAGTCTCCAACAGTTGAGGCATTACGTGAAACCATAACTTGGAAGATTCGTAAAATCGAGAAAATCCGATCTACATTAACCCTGATGGGTATTGAGGGTCAATCTTAA
- the pheT gene encoding phenylalanine--tRNA ligase subunit beta has protein sequence MPVVTLYLSRLQKIIGKTNKNKIIDALPFLGLDIEEQTDQYIRVEYSPNRPDYATDVGIAAGLQGLLGIKKGISKLDIKKQKDKSFLIKTSPAVKKIRPHVLGLVAKGSNLDDEAIRQLIALQEDLHFGVGRKRRKASIGIHDFDAIKLPLQYTAVSKDHKFVPLATQNEMSVKQILEETGTGQDYSGILGTGHNVPMILDANGNTVSFPPIINSALTTISTKTKNLLIEVTGNDQSAVADTLSVVASALQGLGFTLYDFKTDLKSSSDYLKTRTILLDPILVNQTLGLQLLPSQICMMLQKCRLDATAKGKKITCVIPRFRFDIFGPMDLVEEVALGFGIQNLGPTLPASVSVGQKSKTTLELDKLSQILVGLGFTEALNSSLTSKQVLYDHTNRDSQNLIEVAESKSQEYTILRDSILPGLLENLSRNIHETYPQKLFETGTVFSKGNPIKESICLACLSAHKDAGYTEIKSILQSLLKTDSNIECKTKTAESPMFAKGKTADIVINDKKIGIIGEIDSQVIDNFKIRVPVSGFEIILSGSVL, from the coding sequence ATGCCAGTAGTCACTCTATATCTTTCAAGGCTGCAAAAAATAATCGGCAAGACAAACAAAAACAAGATAATTGATGCTTTACCGTTTTTGGGACTCGACATTGAGGAGCAGACAGACCAATACATTCGAGTAGAGTACAGTCCTAATCGACCCGACTATGCAACAGATGTCGGAATTGCAGCAGGCCTACAGGGCTTGCTTGGAATCAAAAAAGGAATCTCAAAACTAGACATAAAAAAGCAAAAAGACAAGTCGTTTCTGATTAAAACAAGTCCTGCAGTAAAAAAAATCCGCCCCCACGTCTTGGGGTTGGTTGCCAAGGGCTCTAATCTTGATGATGAGGCAATCAGGCAACTAATTGCACTGCAGGAAGACCTTCACTTTGGAGTGGGGAGAAAACGAAGAAAGGCCTCAATTGGAATTCATGACTTTGATGCAATAAAACTACCACTACAGTACACCGCAGTATCAAAAGATCACAAGTTTGTTCCACTAGCAACACAAAATGAAATGTCAGTAAAACAAATTCTAGAAGAAACCGGTACTGGGCAAGACTATTCTGGAATACTTGGCACGGGGCACAATGTTCCAATGATTTTAGACGCTAATGGAAATACAGTATCATTCCCACCAATTATCAATTCTGCACTGACTACCATATCAACAAAAACAAAGAATCTGCTGATTGAGGTTACTGGCAATGATCAAAGCGCAGTGGCAGATACGCTCTCTGTTGTTGCCTCTGCCTTGCAAGGCTTGGGATTTACTCTATATGATTTCAAGACTGATCTGAAAAGCTCTTCAGATTATCTAAAAACAAGAACCATTCTCTTGGATCCTATTCTAGTAAACCAAACACTTGGCTTGCAGCTATTGCCATCACAAATTTGTATGATGTTGCAAAAATGTAGGCTGGATGCAACCGCAAAGGGCAAAAAAATCACATGTGTGATTCCGAGATTTAGATTTGATATTTTTGGTCCAATGGATCTAGTAGAAGAAGTTGCACTGGGATTTGGAATTCAAAATCTTGGGCCAACCCTACCGGCATCAGTCAGTGTTGGACAAAAAAGTAAAACTACGCTAGAATTGGACAAGCTAAGTCAAATTCTAGTAGGTCTTGGCTTTACAGAGGCGCTCAACTCATCACTTACTAGCAAGCAGGTTCTGTATGATCACACAAATCGAGACTCACAAAATCTAATCGAAGTGGCAGAATCAAAAAGCCAAGAATACACCATACTGCGTGATTCCATATTGCCTGGATTACTTGAGAATCTGTCTCGAAACATACACGAAACATATCCACAAAAACTCTTTGAGACTGGAACTGTTTTCTCAAAAGGCAACCCAATCAAGGAATCGATTTGCCTTGCATGTCTTAGCGCACACAAAGACGCAGGCTATACTGAGATCAAATCCATACTACAATCACTACTAAAGACTGATTCAAACATTGAATGTAAAACAAAAACAGCGGAAAGTCCAATGTTTGCAAAAGGCAAAACAGCTGATATCGTGATCAATGATAAAAAAATAGGCATAATTGGTGAGATTGATTCACAAGTAATTGATAATTTCAAAATACGCGTTCCTGTAAGCGGATTTGAGATAATCCTGTCTGGTTCTGTCTTGTGA
- a CDS encoding valine--tRNA ligase, protein MEPKIKETAWNPELEAKILKQWVDSGLYDFVPENKNFVIDTPPPYPSGRPWHIGAAAHYSQIDMIARTARMNGNHVYFPIGIDRNGLPVELYTEKKHNIRMQETERSKFLELCRSSLDDLEAEMLQIMKSLGLSGNFSNYYRTDSEEYRILTQSTFIELWKRGTIYKATRPNNYDWVSGTTIADAEIQYQDIQTKLVYMKFKIKDSDRTIIIASTRPELLCACQTIIVNPDDSRYAGVVGKKIIVPVISREVTIRTHHSAQMEFGSGAVMVCSYGDQNDVALFREMKLEEIVAIGMNGLMTEAAGAYAGLKVKQARTKIIEDLQNAGLLEKVEEITHRTPISERSKIPIEIIPMEEYYVKQIDSIEKIRALGQKITFHPDMHKQILMNWLDSISIDWPISRRRYYGTEIPIWYCKDCSEPHVPEPGKYYKPWTDLAPFEKCVKCGAKEFVGETRTFDTWMDSSVSPLFISKYNKDPEFFKKTYPATLRPQAKDIVRTWLYYTILRCEQLTGASPWSEAWIMGYGLDEKGMKMSKSKGNAVDPLPVIEKFGADTFRFWSASEINHGYDFRCSEQKIEATKKFLSKLWNVSRFISSYPTIEKANPTATDKWILSELDRVIAECQKGYLEYNFFVPAIAIREFTWNLFAAHYIEMVKARAYGEGFTEDEKNAAIYTLHKVLSTILLLLAPISPFITDYMWLELYSKETIHKQRHPRPENLADMSQYTKEIEEFNSKVWNEKKSNGLSLKDSISIEIPESLKQFSSDLIPMHKITN, encoded by the coding sequence ATGGAACCAAAAATAAAAGAGACTGCGTGGAATCCAGAGCTGGAGGCAAAGATCCTAAAGCAATGGGTTGACTCCGGATTGTATGATTTCGTGCCTGAAAACAAGAACTTTGTCATAGACACGCCTCCTCCATATCCATCTGGGAGACCGTGGCACATTGGAGCTGCAGCACATTATTCCCAAATAGACATGATTGCTCGAACTGCACGAATGAATGGGAATCATGTGTATTTTCCAATAGGAATTGATCGGAATGGCCTACCAGTAGAACTGTACACGGAAAAAAAGCACAACATCCGCATGCAAGAAACTGAGAGAAGCAAATTCCTGGAATTGTGCCGAAGTTCCCTGGACGATTTAGAAGCAGAAATGCTACAAATAATGAAAAGCCTTGGACTGTCTGGTAATTTTTCAAACTATTACAGGACGGATTCTGAGGAATATCGAATCCTAACCCAATCTACATTCATTGAACTGTGGAAACGTGGAACCATATACAAGGCAACACGTCCAAACAACTACGACTGGGTATCCGGCACCACAATAGCTGATGCCGAAATCCAATATCAAGACATTCAGACAAAGCTTGTCTATATGAAATTCAAAATAAAGGACTCGGACAGAACAATAATCATAGCTAGTACAAGACCTGAGCTGTTATGTGCATGCCAGACCATCATAGTAAATCCAGACGATTCAAGATACGCAGGTGTGGTTGGCAAAAAAATCATCGTTCCAGTAATAAGCAGAGAGGTCACCATCAGGACTCATCACTCTGCACAAATGGAATTTGGTTCAGGTGCTGTGATGGTTTGCTCGTATGGTGATCAGAACGACGTCGCATTATTCCGAGAAATGAAGCTAGAAGAAATTGTTGCAATAGGGATGAACGGTTTGATGACAGAAGCAGCCGGTGCATATGCAGGCCTCAAAGTAAAGCAGGCAAGAACCAAGATAATCGAAGACTTGCAAAATGCAGGACTGTTAGAAAAAGTCGAAGAAATCACGCACCGTACGCCTATTTCTGAGCGCAGCAAAATTCCAATTGAAATAATACCAATGGAGGAATATTACGTAAAGCAGATTGACTCTATTGAAAAGATTCGGGCTTTGGGCCAAAAAATCACATTCCATCCAGACATGCACAAGCAGATTCTGATGAACTGGTTGGATTCAATTTCTATTGACTGGCCAATATCAAGGCGCAGATACTATGGAACCGAGATTCCAATATGGTATTGCAAAGATTGCTCAGAACCACATGTTCCAGAGCCTGGAAAATACTACAAGCCATGGACAGACCTAGCACCATTTGAGAAATGCGTAAAGTGTGGAGCCAAGGAATTTGTCGGTGAGACCAGAACGTTTGACACTTGGATGGATTCCAGTGTATCGCCACTATTCATATCAAAGTATAACAAGGACCCAGAGTTTTTCAAAAAGACTTATCCTGCAACACTTCGACCACAAGCAAAAGACATTGTTCGAACCTGGCTATATTACACCATACTGCGATGTGAGCAGCTGACAGGTGCTAGTCCATGGTCTGAGGCCTGGATTATGGGATATGGTCTTGATGAAAAAGGAATGAAGATGTCAAAGAGCAAAGGCAACGCAGTTGATCCATTACCTGTAATTGAAAAGTTTGGTGCAGATACTTTTCGATTCTGGAGTGCATCTGAGATTAATCACGGATACGACTTTAGATGCTCTGAGCAGAAAATAGAGGCAACCAAGAAATTTTTGTCAAAACTTTGGAATGTATCCAGATTCATCTCTAGCTATCCCACCATAGAAAAAGCAAACCCAACTGCTACAGACAAATGGATTCTATCTGAGTTGGACAGAGTCATTGCAGAATGTCAAAAAGGCTATTTGGAATACAACTTTTTTGTGCCTGCAATTGCAATTCGTGAGTTCACTTGGAACTTGTTTGCTGCACATTATATCGAGATGGTAAAGGCTCGTGCGTATGGCGAAGGATTTACAGAAGATGAAAAAAATGCTGCAATATACACACTGCACAAGGTCTTGTCTACCATTTTGCTTTTGCTTGCGCCAATTTCCCCATTCATTACAGACTACATGTGGCTAGAGTTATACTCTAAAGAGACAATCCACAAGCAAAGACATCCAAGACCAGAAAATCTAGCCGACATGAGTCAATACACAAAAGAAATCGAGGAATTCAACTCCAAAGTCTGGAATGAAAAGAAATCAAACGGATTATCGTTAAAGGACTCCATATCAATTGAGATCCCAGAATCACTAAAACAATTTTCTAGTGATCTGATACCAATGCACAAGATTACAAACTAA
- a CDS encoding phenylalanine--tRNA ligase subunit alpha, with protein sequence MSQVLHPIEKTMIKLLQSEKNLTEQQIIEKTELSPDQIRRGIEWLKLKNLALVMESEKFFLSLGKNGLAAKQDGLPERKLVNLVANGPVPFDDLRKKLLEDMNVAIANAKKNNWIEITKNESTSIVSLKQKPDQTSEEKILVQIGEGKIPQDQVSDQSALESLKKRPDYIILESIKTKTLALSEHAKSIDVESADSGAIDVEADVPRVYAARTHPLKDTINEIREVFVSLGFSEISGNFAQPSFWNFDALFTPQDHPAREMQDTFYIKDKLAQGFATPSQIKQVSDSHKKGWKYSWSQDTAKKMVLRTHTTCVTIKYLAENKPSEARVFSLGRVFRNEKVSYKHLVEFNQVEGIVVGKNVSLRDLMGIQTEFYKKMGLNKIKFWPTFFPYTEPSLQTMVYNDRLQKWVELFGMGIFRPEVTKPFGITKPVLAWGGGIERIAMLKYGLDDVREFYNNNLNWLRNVPKCQ encoded by the coding sequence TTGTCTCAAGTCCTACATCCAATTGAGAAAACAATGATCAAATTATTACAGTCTGAAAAAAATCTCACAGAACAACAAATCATAGAAAAAACCGAACTCTCACCTGATCAAATCCGACGTGGAATAGAATGGCTCAAACTAAAGAATCTAGCACTTGTAATGGAATCTGAAAAATTCTTTTTGTCGCTTGGCAAAAACGGACTTGCGGCAAAACAAGATGGTTTGCCTGAGCGTAAACTAGTGAATCTTGTAGCAAACGGCCCAGTACCGTTTGATGATCTAAGAAAAAAACTACTCGAGGACATGAATGTGGCAATTGCAAATGCCAAAAAAAATAACTGGATTGAGATCACAAAAAATGAATCCACAAGCATTGTATCGCTAAAGCAAAAGCCAGATCAAACAAGCGAGGAAAAGATTCTGGTACAAATTGGTGAAGGAAAAATACCACAAGACCAAGTCAGTGACCAATCCGCACTGGAATCACTCAAAAAAAGACCAGACTACATCATACTGGAATCAATAAAGACAAAGACTTTGGCTCTATCCGAGCATGCAAAATCAATTGATGTGGAATCTGCAGATTCCGGCGCAATAGATGTAGAAGCAGATGTGCCACGAGTATATGCCGCAAGGACTCATCCATTAAAGGACACAATTAACGAAATTCGCGAAGTCTTTGTCAGCCTCGGATTCTCAGAGATCTCTGGAAACTTTGCACAACCGAGCTTTTGGAATTTTGATGCATTATTCACACCACAGGATCATCCCGCAAGAGAAATGCAAGACACATTTTACATCAAAGACAAGCTCGCACAAGGCTTTGCCACTCCATCTCAGATAAAGCAAGTTTCCGATTCTCACAAAAAAGGCTGGAAGTATTCCTGGAGCCAAGACACTGCAAAGAAGATGGTTCTTCGAACACACACCACATGTGTCACAATAAAGTATTTGGCGGAAAACAAGCCAAGTGAGGCGCGAGTGTTTTCACTTGGCCGAGTATTCCGCAATGAAAAAGTAAGCTACAAGCATCTAGTCGAGTTTAATCAGGTAGAAGGAATCGTAGTTGGAAAGAATGTGTCACTGCGAGACCTGATGGGAATTCAAACCGAGTTTTACAAAAAGATGGGCCTAAACAAAATAAAGTTCTGGCCTACATTTTTCCCATACACAGAACCATCACTGCAAACAATGGTGTACAATGATCGTCTGCAAAAATGGGTTGAGCTCTTTGGAATGGGAATATTCCGACCAGAGGTGACAAAGCCATTTGGTATCACAAAGCCCGTGCTGGCATGGGGTGGAGGAATTGAAAGAATTGCAATGCTAAAGTACGGACTAGATGACGTGCGAGAGTTCTACAACAACAACCTGAATTGGTTGAGGAATGTTCCAAAATGCCAGTAG
- the pdxT gene encoding pyridoxal 5'-phosphate synthase glutaminase subunit PdxT — MSVNIGVLGMQGDVAENIAATRTALAKAGMKGTVKQVKTPSEISKLDGLIIPGGESTMIGQMSLVNGAIKTIKDKIQKGMPVFGICAGLILLSKNAKDRVVGKMDQPLLDLLDVRVERNSFGRQRDSFEAEITAQPLGIVTSRGIFIRAPSIEGMGKDVQTVSKFNEKVVAVKQGNILGVAFHPELTSDVSWHKYFVSMIKPAKKPQK, encoded by the coding sequence ATGAGTGTTAACATTGGAGTTTTGGGAATGCAGGGAGATGTTGCAGAAAACATTGCGGCTACTCGCACAGCACTAGCAAAGGCAGGAATGAAGGGAACTGTAAAGCAAGTCAAGACTCCGTCTGAGATCTCAAAGCTTGATGGATTGATCATTCCAGGCGGAGAGAGCACAATGATTGGACAGATGTCCTTGGTAAATGGTGCAATCAAAACAATAAAGGACAAAATTCAGAAAGGAATGCCTGTTTTTGGAATATGCGCAGGCTTGATTCTATTATCCAAGAATGCCAAGGACAGAGTAGTAGGTAAAATGGACCAGCCGCTCTTGGATCTGCTGGATGTGCGAGTTGAGCGAAACTCTTTTGGTAGACAACGTGATTCTTTTGAAGCAGAAATAACTGCACAACCGCTTGGAATTGTAACATCTAGAGGTATATTCATCCGCGCACCATCCATTGAAGGAATGGGAAAAGATGTACAAACAGTATCAAAATTCAATGAAAAAGTAGTTGCAGTAAAACAAGGAAACATTTTGGGTGTTGCATTTCACCCAGAGCTGACCAGCGATGTATCGTGGCACAAATATTTTGTTTCCATGATTAAACCAGCAAAAAAGCCACAAAAATAA
- the pdxS gene encoding pyridoxal 5'-phosphate synthase lyase subunit PdxS: MIPLSGDLPNAKGRINEKIGSFSTMRGTSTLKRGFAHMLKNGVVMDVTTVEQALIAEEAGAVSVMVLDKLPSDVRKAGGVARTASIRVIEEIMDAVTIPVMAKCRIGHVYEARVLEETNVDMIDESEVLTPADETHHIWKWDFTTPFVNGARSLAEALRRVEEGAAMIRTKGEPGTGNVAEAVTHIKKVNDELRLIKSVYDSGDHQDLVRIAREFKVSYDLVEQTAKIGRLPVVNFAAGGIATPADAAYLMSLGCDGIFVGSGIFKAEDAKERARAVVLATTFWEDADKVKEAQRMIDERQSMLGLDVKNLELRMQERGSTA, encoded by the coding sequence ATGATTCCACTTTCTGGAGATCTGCCAAACGCAAAGGGTAGAATTAATGAAAAAATCGGCTCTTTTTCTACAATGCGAGGAACCTCAACACTAAAGCGAGGATTTGCACACATGCTAAAAAATGGTGTAGTAATGGATGTCACCACTGTGGAGCAGGCTCTAATTGCAGAAGAGGCAGGTGCGGTCTCTGTTATGGTTTTAGATAAACTACCGTCCGATGTCAGAAAAGCAGGCGGCGTTGCAAGAACTGCAAGCATTCGAGTAATTGAAGAAATAATGGATGCAGTAACCATCCCAGTCATGGCAAAATGCAGAATCGGTCACGTCTATGAAGCTCGTGTATTGGAAGAGACAAACGTGGATATGATTGATGAATCCGAGGTACTAACGCCAGCTGATGAAACACATCATATCTGGAAATGGGACTTTACCACACCATTTGTAAATGGCGCAAGATCACTTGCTGAAGCCCTGAGAAGAGTGGAGGAGGGTGCTGCAATGATTAGAACCAAAGGAGAACCAGGAACTGGAAATGTTGCAGAGGCAGTCACACACATCAAAAAAGTAAATGATGAATTACGATTAATCAAATCAGTTTATGATTCCGGGGACCACCAGGATTTAGTAAGAATTGCACGAGAATTCAAAGTTTCATATGATCTAGTAGAGCAGACTGCCAAAATTGGCCGACTACCTGTTGTGAATTTTGCAGCAGGTGGAATTGCAACGCCTGCCGATGCGGCTTATCTGATGTCGCTTGGATGCGATGGAATCTTTGTCGGCTCTGGCATATTCAAGGCAGAAGATGCAAAAGAGCGTGCACGTGCAGTTGTATTGGCTACCACCTTCTGGGAGGATGCAGACAAAGTCAAAGAGGCGCAAAGAATGATTGATGAGCGACAATCTATGCTAGGCCTTGATGTCAAGAACTTGGAACTAAGAATGCAGGAGCGGGGCAGCACGGCATGA
- a CDS encoding 6-pyruvoyl trahydropterin synthase family protein has product MTLTNSAILDSDFRYIDKNGTLLKSRTELSIAQMLSFLGLSYQYEHKITLSNGKTISVDFKTSDGKLIEVIDSDSDILKYKELKSDNQPIMAIGHPQFAAKLKELDEIVFYDTKDAQSGSIFIEDPSFAFDYAHILPLVEKCSILHGHTSTVLVELVGDMKNNLLIDFGEAKKIIKEVIGILDHKFFINKKYLKTEDESHFRISFEGPKGMFDMQVPKHTTFLLEGEATVENLSTEIIKLLVPRLPKNIEAVGVYVYEGYNKGAHLISKISKS; this is encoded by the coding sequence ATGACACTAACAAACTCTGCCATATTGGATTCTGATTTCAGATACATTGACAAAAACGGAACATTGCTAAAATCAAGAACCGAGTTATCAATTGCCCAGATGCTATCATTTTTGGGATTATCATACCAATATGAACATAAAATCACACTATCAAATGGTAAAACCATATCAGTTGATTTCAAGACAAGTGATGGAAAACTAATCGAAGTGATTGACTCAGATTCTGATATTCTAAAATACAAGGAATTAAAATCCGACAATCAGCCCATAATGGCAATAGGCCATCCACAGTTTGCTGCAAAGCTCAAAGAACTAGATGAAATAGTGTTCTACGATACCAAAGACGCGCAATCCGGTTCAATATTCATAGAGGATCCATCATTTGCATTTGACTATGCACATATCTTGCCGTTAGTGGAGAAATGTTCGATTTTACACGGCCACACATCAACTGTTCTAGTAGAATTGGTTGGCGATATGAAAAATAACTTGCTAATTGATTTTGGTGAGGCAAAGAAGATCATCAAAGAAGTAATTGGAATTTTGGATCACAAATTCTTCATAAACAAAAAATATCTAAAAACCGAAGACGAATCACACTTTAGAATATCGTTTGAAGGACCAAAGGGAATGTTTGATATGCAAGTACCAAAGCACACAACATTTCTTCTGGAAGGTGAGGCAACCGTTGAGAACCTATCAACTGAGATAATCAAGCTCCTAGTTCCAAGACTGCCAAAAAATATCGAAGCAGTGGGAGTATATGTTTACGAAGGATACAACAAAGGCGCACATCTAATTTCCAAGATTTCAAAATCCTAG